The following are from one region of the Sphingomonas sp. J315 genome:
- a CDS encoding MFS transporter, translating into MKPNNAIDTRQRFKSIFGGSAGNLVEWYDWYAYAAFSSFLAPHFFPKGDPLAQALNVWAIFAVGFFMRPIGAWLMGIYGDRRGRKAGLTLSVTLMCGGSMLIAVTPGYDSIGAWATVSLVVARLMQGLSVGGEYGASATYLSEMAGRERRGFYSSFQYVTLISGHLVALAVLLLLQWSMAESALAEWGWRIPFFIGGVLAVGVFWLRRNLPETESFANRSTAAEDRSSFGGLFLRHPREAALVMLLTAGGTLAFYAYSVYLLTFLSGTGAFTKQVSTQISAAALFVFMCIQPLAGALSDRIGRKPLMVGFGVLGVLFTWPIFTTIETVQTPLTAFLIMSGALVIVTGYTSINAVVKAELFPAHIRTLGVALPYALANAIFGGTAPYVALWFKDQGMERGFYWYVTAMIGVSLVTYLMMRDTRVHSKILED; encoded by the coding sequence ATGAAGCCGAACAATGCGATCGACACGCGCCAGCGGTTCAAGTCGATCTTTGGCGGGTCGGCGGGCAATCTGGTCGAATGGTATGACTGGTACGCCTATGCCGCGTTCAGCAGCTTCCTCGCCCCGCATTTCTTTCCCAAGGGCGATCCACTGGCACAGGCGCTCAACGTCTGGGCGATCTTTGCGGTCGGCTTTTTCATGCGGCCGATCGGCGCGTGGCTGATGGGCATTTACGGCGACCGGCGCGGGCGCAAGGCGGGGCTGACGCTGTCGGTGACGCTGATGTGCGGCGGATCGATGCTGATCGCGGTGACCCCCGGCTATGACAGTATCGGCGCGTGGGCAACCGTATCGCTGGTCGTCGCGCGGCTGATGCAGGGACTGTCGGTCGGCGGCGAATATGGCGCGAGCGCGACCTATCTGTCGGAAATGGCGGGGCGCGAGCGGCGCGGTTTCTATTCCAGCTTTCAATATGTGACCTTGATCTCTGGCCACCTGGTCGCGCTCGCGGTGCTGTTGCTGCTGCAATGGTCGATGGCGGAGAGCGCGCTGGCCGAATGGGGCTGGCGCATCCCATTCTTCATCGGCGGGGTGCTCGCGGTCGGCGTGTTCTGGCTCCGCCGCAATCTCCCCGAGACCGAAAGCTTCGCCAATCGCAGCACGGCGGCGGAGGACAGGTCCAGCTTCGGCGGCCTGTTCCTGCGCCACCCGCGCGAGGCGGCGCTGGTGATGCTGCTGACCGCCGGCGGTACGCTCGCCTTCTATGCCTATTCGGTCTACCTGCTCACCTTCCTCAGCGGCACCGGCGCCTTTACCAAGCAGGTCTCGACCCAGATCAGCGCCGCCGCTTTGTTCGTGTTCATGTGTATCCAGCCGCTGGCGGGCGCCCTTTCCGACCGGATCGGGCGCAAGCCGCTGATGGTCGGCTTCGGCGTGCTCGGCGTCCTCTTCACTTGGCCGATCTTCACCACGATCGAAACCGTCCAGACTCCGCTCACCGCCTTCCTGATCATGTCGGGCGCGCTGGTGATCGTCACCGGCTACACGTCGATCAACGCGGTGGTAAAGGCGGAGCTGTTCCCCGCGCATATCCGCACGCTCGGGGTGGCCCTGCCCTATGCGCTCGCCAATGCGATCTTCGGCGGCACCGCGCCCTATGTCGCCCTGTGGTTCAAGGATCAGGGGATGGAGCGCGGCTTCTACTGGTATGTCACCGCGATGATCGGCGTATCGCTGGTCACCTATCTGATGATGCGCGACACGCGGGTGCATTCGAAGATATTGGAGGACTGA